The following are encoded together in the Oncorhynchus gorbuscha isolate QuinsamMale2020 ecotype Even-year linkage group LG03, OgorEven_v1.0, whole genome shotgun sequence genome:
- the LOC124032157 gene encoding inactive dipeptidyl peptidase 10-like isoform X2 — MCLQTRGLSCWHTTFNRVLLELNPPAGEKALIQYAAWGLQGNQLAYVFEGDIYYQTEVTSKPLRLTATGREGLVVNGLSDWIYEEEVLLTFSANWWSKDGARLAYLTINNSATPLMEIPHFLGGVYPSNVFFPYPKAGSTIPTVSLFVVNLYGPAHTLEMIPPDSVRARDRYISMVTWISSTQLAVRWLNRAQNQSELCVCEATTGACSKKHTMAMDLMQNQRQEVPLFSSDGSWFYLTLPAKQGARGEFRHIASLPAQPAIPPVPPRFLTSGNWDVTVLCALDEDNRKIYFLSTEESRQSRHLYSADFEGIFQRQCLTCNLLDDCSFFKAVFSPNQTYFTLYCLGPGVPKVTVHNTKDPSRYIVLEDNTPLSETLEGKRLPETVFKTLAADNHDLHLKLSLPQGYEAHLLPLLIIVDGVPGSQSVTEEFTMGWPEVLASTHDMALAWVDGRSGVGRGQKISSVDPRKLSSLRVKDQLGVVEWLMQLPYIDDQRIALYGKAFGGYLSLKMLAATDQLFKCAAAVAPITDFKLYSAAFSERYLGLPAKEEHTYLTASVLEDVHKLKDENFLLLHGTADARVHFQHSAELLSSLVKVEANYSLQLYPDEGHILKERRSIQHSQRTLVHYLQTCLRHNPLLASIEEPDEDD, encoded by the exons ggtTCTGTTGGAGCTTAACCCTCCAGCGGGGGAGAAGGCATTGATACAGTATGCAGCCTGGGGACTGCAGGGGAACCAGCTG GCCTATGTGTTTGAAGGCGATATCTATTACCAGACAGAAGTGACCAGTAAACCTCTCCGCCTCACAGCTACAGGCAGAGAGGGGCTGGTGGTCAACGGGCTGAGTGACTGGATTTACGAGG AGGAAGTGCTCTTGACTTTCTCTGCCAACTGGTGGTCGAAAGATGGAGCTCGCTTGGCATACCTCACCATCAACAACTCTGCCACACCGCTGATGGAGATACCCCACTTCTTGGGCGGGGTCTATCCCTCCAATGTGTTCTTTCCTTACCCCAAG gctggctccaccatccccactgtcagtCTGTTTGTGGTGAATCTCTATGGTCCAGCTCACACTCTAGAGATGATCCCTCCAGACTCTGTCAGGGCCAG AGACCGctacatctccatggtgacatgGATCAGCAGTACTCAGTTGGCGGTACGTTGGTTGAACCGGGCCCAGAACCAatcagagctctgtgtgtgtgaggccaCCACTGGGGCATGCTCAAAG aaacacacaatggCCATGGACTTAATGCAAAACCAACGACAG GAGGTGCCATTGTTTTCATCTGATGGCTCTTGGTTTTATTTGACGTTGCCAGCCAAGCAGGGTGCCCGGGGGGAGTTCCGCCACATTGCCAGTCTGCCAGCCCAG CCTGCCATCCCCCCTGTCCCTCCTCGCTTTCTGACGTCCGGGAACTGGGATGTCACTGTGCTGTGTGCCCTGGATGAGGACAATAGGAAAAT CTACTTCCTCAGCACAGAAGAATCCAGACAGAGCAGACACCTGTACAG tGCGGACTTTGAAGGGATCTTCCAACGCCAGTGTCTGACTTGCAACCTTCTAGATGACTGTAGCTTTTTCAAAGCCGTGTTCAGCCCCAATCAGACATATTTCACACTTTATTGCCTAG GCCCCGGAGTCCCCAAGGTGACAGTACACAACACGAAGGACCCCTCCA GATACATAGTTCTGGAGGACAACACACCTCTCTCTGAGACCCTAGAAGGGAAGAGACTCCCAGAGACTGTCTTCAAGACCCTCGCAGCTGACAACCATG ATCTACATCTGAAGCTGTCTCTGCCCCAGGGTTATGAAGCCCACCTTCTCCCTCTACTCATCATTGT GGATGGAGTTCCAGGCAGTCAGTCGGTGACAGAGGAGTTTACTATGGGATGGCCTGAGGTGCTCGCCAGCACACATGACATGGCGTTAGCCTGGGTGGATGGAAGAAGTGGGGTCGGCCGGGGGCAGAAGATCAGCAGTGTGGATCCTCGCAAGCTCAGCTCCCTCAGAGTCAAAGATCAACTAGGAGTCGTAGA ATGGTTGATGCAATTGCCTTACATTGACGATCAGCGGATTGCCCTGTATGGCAAG GCATTTGGTGGTTATTTATCCCTCAAGATGCTAGCTGCGACTGATCAGCTGTTTAAATGTGCAGCCGCTGTGGCTCCCATAACAGATTTCAAACTCTACA GTGCTGCCTTCTCAGAGAGGTATCTAGGTCTCCCAGCAAAGGAGGAGCACACTTACCTG ACGGCATCTGTATTGGAAGATGTTCACAAGCTTAAAGACGAGAATTTCCTCTTACTGCATGGGACTGCAGACG CACGGGTCCACTTCCAGCACAGTGCAGAGCTCCTGAGCAGCTTGGTGAAGGTGGAGGCCAACTACTCCCTGCAGCTGTACCCAGACGAGGGCCACATCCTAAAGGAGCGGCGCAGCATCCAGCATTCCCAACGGACCTTGGTGCACTACCTCCAGACCTGCCTGAGACACAACCCCCTCCTGGCCTCCATAGAGGAGCCAGATGAGGATGACTGA